One part of the Desulfonema ishimotonii genome encodes these proteins:
- a CDS encoding phage protein GemA/Gp16 family protein has protein sequence MKKKSQNKNSAVSPERRGLNAKLHIGKKALGMTRDEYEAALNRVTGNRKYWIESATALSDKEVEAVIEYFISLGFRPTRAAKKTGPRRICAALKKRIRAEAAKLENGEARLKGLVRRYKVERLEWLNDPAKLKSLLKTVTEICKKEASCKS, from the coding sequence ATGAAAAAAAAGTCGCAAAATAAAAACAGCGCTGTTTCCCCGGAACGGCGGGGCCTCAATGCCAAACTCCATATCGGGAAAAAAGCCCTGGGGATGACCCGCGATGAATACGAAGCCGCACTGAACCGGGTTACCGGAAACCGGAAATACTGGATCGAGTCGGCAACCGCGCTCTCAGACAAAGAGGTGGAGGCCGTGATCGAATATTTCATCAGCCTGGGCTTCCGTCCCACCCGCGCCGCAAAGAAGACCGGCCCGCGCCGGATCTGCGCGGCCCTGAAAAAGCGGATACGGGCCGAGGCCGCAAAGCTGGAAAACGGCGAGGCAAGGCTGAAGGGCCTGGTCCGGCGTTACAAGGTCGAGCGGCTGGAGTGGCTCAATGACCCGGCCAAACTGAAATCGCTGCTGAAAACCGTCACTGAAATCTGCAAAAAGGAGGCCTCATGCAAAAGCTGA
- a CDS encoding DNA adenine methylase has protein sequence MNSPLAYIGGKSKLAPEIIKLFPETYDTYCEMFSGAAWVFFKKEPTSAEVLNDLDGDLICFYRVLQNHLEEFLRQFKWALASRELFTDWGRQIKAEGLTDIQRSARYYYIQRLAFGGRVKDRTFGASCARRPKINLLRLEENLSEIHLRLCNATIENLPYQKLVARYDRPGTFFYCDPPYFKAPYYKHNMKSVDEYAEMAQLLMKISGRFILSINDCEEMRQVFKGFQIRPVTLKYSVAKNKPVTGKELLIMNY, from the coding sequence ATGAACAGTCCTTTGGCCTACATCGGTGGGAAAAGCAAATTAGCGCCTGAAATCATAAAGCTTTTCCCCGAAACTTACGACACATACTGCGAAATGTTTTCAGGCGCGGCATGGGTATTTTTCAAAAAAGAACCCACCTCGGCGGAAGTCCTGAACGACCTGGACGGCGACCTGATCTGTTTTTACCGGGTACTACAGAATCACCTGGAAGAGTTCCTGCGACAATTCAAATGGGCACTGGCCTCACGGGAACTGTTTACCGATTGGGGCAGGCAAATAAAGGCAGAGGGCCTCACGGATATTCAGCGGTCCGCCAGATACTATTACATCCAGAGGCTGGCATTCGGCGGGCGGGTGAAGGACAGAACCTTCGGGGCATCCTGCGCCCGACGCCCGAAGATAAACCTTCTGCGGCTTGAAGAAAATCTATCTGAAATTCATCTGCGCCTCTGCAACGCGACAATTGAAAACCTTCCATATCAGAAACTTGTCGCCAGATACGACAGGCCGGGAACCTTTTTTTACTGTGATCCACCGTATTTCAAGGCCCCATACTACAAGCACAACATGAAATCCGTGGATGAATATGCGGAGATGGCACAATTGCTTATGAAAATATCCGGGAGGTTTATCCTCAGCATCAATGACTGCGAAGAGATGCGGCAGGTTTTTAAGGGTTTCCAGATCAGACCTGTGACGCTGAAATATTCGGTGGCAAAAAATAAGCCCGTTACCGGAAAAGAGCTATTGATTATGAACTACTGA
- a CDS encoding RyR domain-containing protein — protein MEDMKKITVEQAARSFHQHLKAFRESLGDYTLPDWEETTKHNREMGVRFVRYTLANQSITPESHHEKWVANMAKRGWRHGNERNPDKKTHPCMVPWEDLPYHEQAKTVLMIATVNILRPMICDDEEDDEGATAEGGAEEPQSPRPNGNYNSLGRMNVKHMYVTNFM, from the coding sequence ATGGAAGATATGAAAAAAATCACAGTGGAGCAGGCCGCCCGGTCATTTCATCAGCATCTGAAGGCGTTCCGGGAATCGCTCGGAGATTACACCCTCCCGGACTGGGAAGAGACCACGAAGCATAACCGGGAAATGGGGGTCAGATTTGTCCGCTACACCCTTGCGAATCAGAGCATTACGCCGGAAAGCCACCACGAAAAATGGGTGGCCAACATGGCAAAAAGGGGCTGGCGACACGGGAATGAACGGAATCCGGACAAAAAAACCCATCCGTGCATGGTCCCCTGGGAGGATTTGCCATATCACGAGCAGGCCAAAACAGTGCTGATGATCGCCACGGTAAATATCCTCCGTCCGATGATTTGCGATGACGAAGAAGATGATGAGGGGGCAACGGCTGAAGGCGGGGCCGAAGAACCGCAGTCGCCCCGTCCGAACGGGAACTATAATTCCCTCGGACGCATGAATGTTAAACACATGTACGTCACCAATTTCATGTAA
- a CDS encoding phage antirepressor N-terminal domain-containing protein, translating to MNESLVPQPAQQNQAVIDFHGQQLITAEKDGIHYVAMKPIVDGMGLDWSNQLKIIKKDPVLSKGVVNLTIPSGRGIQDTTCLNLRFLNGWLFRVDAGRYAGDDPRRAIIIRYQEECYQVLYDHWHAAETVRDTGTGALTSALRDVLKELRSQEEQRISSLERKVDTLTDYVRSGRAEAKDRCVRPSEKHEDRPGTRTRVLMDDYGDPVEYRPPRKVRWITKRNLPYYRKTCELVRQGYPIPHIVKLVGKHKATIYRWVRKMEEEACEGIPVPSASEGGRHDRSHRALTGLSISSGTSATISARSRMTS from the coding sequence ATGAATGAGTCATTAGTACCACAACCGGCACAGCAAAATCAAGCCGTGATCGACTTCCACGGTCAGCAGCTTATCACCGCTGAAAAAGACGGTATCCACTATGTCGCGATGAAACCCATTGTTGACGGCATGGGCCTTGACTGGTCAAACCAGCTAAAGATTATCAAGAAAGACCCGGTACTTAGCAAAGGTGTGGTCAATTTAACCATACCTTCCGGGCGGGGTATTCAGGACACCACATGCCTGAACCTCCGGTTCCTGAACGGCTGGCTGTTCAGAGTGGACGCAGGCCGTTACGCCGGGGATGACCCGCGCCGGGCAATCATCATCCGGTATCAGGAAGAGTGCTATCAGGTCCTGTACGATCACTGGCACGCTGCCGAAACAGTCCGGGACACCGGGACCGGGGCCCTGACATCGGCCCTGCGGGATGTGCTGAAAGAACTCCGCTCGCAGGAGGAGCAGCGGATCAGCTCCCTGGAGCGGAAGGTGGACACCCTCACCGACTATGTGCGGTCCGGCAGGGCCGAGGCCAAAGACCGATGCGTCCGCCCGTCCGAAAAGCATGAGGACCGTCCGGGAACCCGGACCCGCGTCCTGATGGACGATTACGGAGACCCTGTCGAATACAGGCCGCCCCGGAAAGTCCGCTGGATCACCAAACGCAACCTGCCCTATTACCGCAAAACCTGCGAACTTGTCCGGCAGGGCTACCCCATCCCCCATATCGTGAAACTCGTGGGCAAACACAAGGCCACCATTTACCGCTGGGTGCGAAAGATGGAAGAGGAAGCCTGCGAGGGGATTCCCGTCCCGTCCGCATCGGAAGGAGGCCGCCATGACAGATCGCACAGGGCCTTAACGGGTTTATCTATATCCTCTGGGACATCCGCGACAATATCCGCAAGGTCAAGGATGACCTCATAA
- a CDS encoding plasmid partition protein ParG, whose amino-acid sequence MEKKKRLVVDMPEDMHLKFKILAVKRKTTMTELVMDYIRKVIQEDEKKKHEA is encoded by the coding sequence TTGGAAAAGAAAAAACGACTGGTTGTTGATATGCCAGAAGACATGCATCTTAAATTCAAGATACTTGCAGTCAAGCGCAAAACGACTATGACCGAACTGGTAATGGATTATATCAGAAAAGTGATTCAGGAAGATGAAAAGAAAAAGCATGAGGCATAA
- a CDS encoding Rha family transcriptional regulator — MKTENKDSGNVIRMDADETRYAELVTLRGDRSVTTSLIIADVFGKKHKNVLRDIEALEIPESLHGLNFEPMSVEVKIGNGAVRKDPAYRITRDGFTLLVMGFTGRKAMAWKIRYIEAFNRMEAELRWRARNSGAAQRYFAVRTHNMVRDLKTCVEGLEQPTLYWFSPEIRFLGQCCVAGPNASELKPNLYPAYTRFCEMGRFPIAPEALFFKKIFAAMPFLKTFRTTDCDGIPRTGIRGITLKR; from the coding sequence ATGAAAACAGAAAATAAGGACAGCGGCAACGTCATCCGTATGGATGCGGATGAGACCCGGTACGCCGAACTGGTCACGCTCCGGGGGGACCGGTCCGTGACCACCTCCCTCATCATTGCGGATGTGTTCGGCAAGAAGCACAAAAATGTGCTCAGAGACATAGAAGCTCTTGAAATCCCTGAAAGTTTACATGGGCTCAATTTTGAGCCCATGTCCGTCGAGGTCAAAATCGGTAACGGAGCCGTTCGCAAAGACCCGGCCTACCGCATCACCCGTGACGGCTTCACCCTGCTGGTCATGGGGTTCACGGGCCGGAAGGCAATGGCCTGGAAGATCAGATATATCGAGGCGTTCAACCGGATGGAGGCGGAACTTCGGTGGCGGGCACGGAATTCGGGCGCTGCCCAGCGGTATTTCGCCGTCAGAACCCATAACATGGTCCGGGACCTGAAGACCTGTGTCGAGGGGCTGGAGCAGCCCACCCTCTACTGGTTTTCGCCGGAGATACGCTTTCTGGGCCAATGCTGCGTGGCCGGTCCCAATGCGAGCGAGCTGAAGCCCAACCTGTACCCGGCATACACGCGGTTCTGCGAGATGGGCCGCTTTCCCATCGCCCCGGAGGCCCTGTTCTTCAAAAAAATCTTTGCCGCCATGCCCTTCCTGAAGACCTTCAGGACAACGGACTGCGACGGCATCCCCAGGACAGGCATCCGCGGCATCACCCTTAAAAGATAA
- a CDS encoding Mor transcription activator family protein, with protein sequence MKNKNMAEGIRIEDLPAAMRDVARRIGLDACLELIRHYGGGPLYVAAPSGLERSLRDREICARFDGANHKALAREFGVTVARIYQIIDAREANQCKKQQK encoded by the coding sequence ATGAAAAATAAAAACATGGCTGAGGGAATACGCATTGAAGACCTGCCGGCGGCGATGCGCGATGTGGCGCGCCGGATCGGGCTGGACGCCTGCCTGGAACTGATCCGGCATTACGGGGGAGGGCCGCTCTATGTGGCCGCCCCTTCCGGGCTGGAACGGTCGCTCCGGGACCGTGAAATCTGCGCCCGGTTTGATGGGGCGAACCACAAGGCGCTGGCCCGTGAATTCGGCGTAACCGTGGCCCGGATTTACCAAATCATCGACGCGAGGGAGGCCAATCAATGCAAAAAACAACAGAAATGA
- a CDS encoding type I restriction enzyme HsdR N-terminal domain-containing protein codes for MWTKCTNEDCGMQFKVSDDKFAQTVTCKKCGQEFKALFCTEPAPTVDVLAEAENQAEETEAEATENTPRGKRKRKSPKEIMAEKIADIREDIPPFLPQIETAIANKDNESDTRLILDRIIQDVLKYHIEDIKTEQKIQGRKADYVLSADGRDVLVIEAKRISMTLNQRQVFQASAYGAYSGIKWVLLTNAAVWQLYRISTTDKVETDLVFSIDLRDGLNKEEAQYIYLISKDGMRRKGLLDNLWQKISALCYENILNAILADGVISKIRTTLVKDTGCKLANDEVRAAIEKNVFQID; via the coding sequence ATGTGGACCAAATGCACAAACGAAGATTGCGGAATGCAGTTCAAGGTTTCTGATGACAAATTCGCCCAGACAGTGACGTGCAAAAAATGCGGGCAGGAATTCAAAGCGCTTTTCTGTACCGAACCAGCGCCAACCGTTGATGTGCTGGCCGAAGCTGAAAACCAGGCAGAAGAGACTGAGGCCGAAGCAACCGAAAATACACCTCGGGGGAAACGGAAAAGAAAATCTCCCAAAGAGATTATGGCTGAAAAAATTGCTGACATCAGAGAAGACATACCCCCCTTTCTTCCCCAGATAGAGACGGCCATTGCCAATAAAGATAACGAAAGCGATACCCGCCTCATCCTGGACCGAATCATACAGGATGTGCTGAAATACCATATTGAAGACATCAAGACAGAACAAAAAATCCAGGGACGCAAAGCGGATTATGTGCTCTCAGCAGACGGCAGGGATGTGCTGGTCATCGAGGCCAAGCGGATCAGCATGACGCTGAATCAGAGGCAGGTTTTCCAGGCGTCGGCATACGGGGCCTACTCCGGCATCAAATGGGTGCTGCTCACCAATGCCGCAGTCTGGCAGTTATACCGGATATCGACCACGGACAAAGTGGAAACGGACCTGGTTTTTTCCATTGATTTAAGAGACGGTCTGAACAAAGAGGAAGCCCAATACATCTATCTGATTTCAAAAGATGGTATGCGGCGCAAGGGGTTGCTTGACAACTTGTGGCAAAAAATCAGCGCCTTGTGCTATGAGAATATCCTGAATGCCATATTAGCCGACGGCGTTATTTCGAAAATCAGGACCACCCTCGTCAAAGACACCGGCTGCAAACTTGCAAACGACGAGGTCAGGGCGGCCATCGAAAAGAATGTGTTTCAGATTGATTAA
- a CDS encoding helix-turn-helix domain-containing protein: protein MGLQHRIAKALQNIGKSNEELAQILGVNRNTIAAYKNSKGDLKGIVLVGLAKKFGYNPDWLLTGEGEMFADKAPRPRHIGDRPASVHHPKSNDSQTYQPLRPFSDRQAETLARVIRMVEEEMARTGKRASPEKKAELILQIFSSLVQTTAKLPDDEKVSCKEPAEEGKIE, encoded by the coding sequence ATGGGCTTGCAACATAGAATAGCAAAAGCATTACAAAATATAGGCAAAAGCAACGAGGAGCTTGCACAGATTTTAGGCGTAAACAGAAATACGATTGCCGCCTACAAGAATAGCAAAGGAGATTTAAAGGGAATTGTTCTTGTCGGTCTTGCCAAAAAGTTCGGCTATAACCCGGACTGGCTTCTGACAGGTGAGGGGGAGATGTTCGCCGACAAGGCCCCACGGCCCCGGCATATAGGAGACCGCCCTGCTTCGGTCCACCATCCCAAGTCAAATGACAGCCAAACCTACCAGCCCCTGCGCCCCTTTTCCGATCGGCAGGCCGAAACCCTGGCACGGGTGATCCGGATGGTTGAGGAAGAGATGGCCCGGACCGGAAAGCGGGCCAGCCCGGAAAAAAAGGCGGAGCTGATCCTGCAAATATTCTCCAGTCTGGTTCAGACCACGGCCAAACTGCCGGATGACGAAAAAGTGTCGTGTAAGGAACCCGCCGAGGAAGGAAAGATAGAATAA
- a CDS encoding host-nuclease inhibitor Gam family protein has protein sequence MARVKPEKREVIKNLKDADSAMAEIGHLAREIGGIKMNAASEIDRIKADADAKITPLAKRIKEIEAGLSFYAEYNKDDLFQTARSRDLVFGVFGFRRSTKLKPLAKWTWKKVLGALKDGGFKEAIALKERENREVLSQWPDDRLASVGVARDARDSFWYEVKEEALEADK, from the coding sequence GTGGCCAGAGTGAAACCGGAAAAACGGGAAGTCATAAAAAACCTGAAGGACGCGGATTCCGCAATGGCGGAAATCGGGCATCTTGCCAGGGAAATCGGGGGGATCAAAATGAATGCCGCGTCTGAGATTGATCGGATAAAAGCAGACGCGGACGCGAAGATTACCCCCCTGGCAAAGCGGATAAAGGAGATCGAGGCCGGGCTCTCCTTTTACGCGGAATACAACAAGGATGACCTCTTTCAGACGGCCCGGTCACGGGATCTGGTATTCGGCGTGTTCGGCTTTCGGCGGTCCACAAAGCTGAAGCCCCTGGCCAAATGGACCTGGAAAAAGGTGCTGGGGGCTCTGAAAGACGGCGGCTTTAAGGAGGCCATCGCATTGAAGGAGCGCGAAAACCGGGAAGTGCTGAGCCAGTGGCCGGATGATCGCCTGGCGTCGGTCGGTGTGGCCAGAGATGCCAGAGACAGTTTCTGGTACGAGGTGAAAGAGGAAGCATTGGAGGCGGACAAATGA
- a CDS encoding Mu transposase C-terminal domain-containing protein, which yields MKEWFSVKEVSAFEKVVVTTIRRRVARGEYIKVREVKSDKGGRGGKLWEIHISSLSPEIQKSLIKQSGDLTPELLPVLPELAPEAQLEARGRLCNLPIPSDLAAAAVPVEKVWNEQTTASDAAFRDPRVRRIARIVQEARCIPDGWKKKAWVTQVAAKNDASVATVYRWLKKYDTAGLDGLRHTKSCRGRAKKWDTPALDFWIGINLKREHRKIAKDALYEILRTEAARNGWRIGGYQSALGWLKKRITPQLLAYRDGGHRALDNMLPAVLRTYADLAPFEILVGDQHRFDFWVVSDWTGEVFRPEGYFWQDLRTRCLYGGAVAQKYSAYLIGLALRMGCNVFGAFKSIYTDNGKPELSRYVTAILMNLRALHMDTLREESNAGVDPDADPEEIGALAIEPGTRRKAIVKNAKAKMIEGTFNIFEGILRDHFRVPGSTKRLTDKSETQDVDQEYIRRLARAGKLLKFSEFMATMYHAMDYYNQEKHHRGLHREWCWLPRPAKTTPWECLRHCMEDGWRPTHLCPTDIDMLFLARADRGGRIVHQGRISFRHGPIYFYEHEALMDYEGQRVAIRYDMMNPGWLLCFDQKSGDFICRAEPIEWSSMLDTDLAGRKIAEKRKLRKEIIAKFRDYTLTVPDFMNYSEITAAEGPEVLPAENKGRADVRARNIETSKTPDEVADDVAEITARMAETQALSQEEQARHQQEVADRMEWIKAEEDALPDEPVSAEPAAPDGAEVIQITPRPLFNSAADRYEWCFNEVDAGREISEADRIWMAEQEAKFTPDEIEYWKYRRANRRAK from the coding sequence ATGAAAGAATGGTTTTCTGTAAAAGAGGTAAGTGCATTTGAAAAAGTCGTGGTAACGACCATTCGACGCCGGGTTGCCAGAGGAGAATATATTAAGGTCCGAGAAGTGAAATCAGACAAAGGCGGTCGGGGTGGTAAGCTTTGGGAAATCCACATATCAAGCCTGTCCCCTGAAATTCAGAAGTCTCTTATAAAACAGTCGGGCGACCTCACCCCGGAACTGTTGCCGGTACTCCCGGAGCTGGCCCCGGAAGCGCAGCTGGAGGCGCGGGGCCGTCTCTGCAACCTGCCGATCCCTTCCGATCTGGCAGCGGCTGCGGTCCCGGTGGAAAAGGTCTGGAACGAACAGACCACCGCATCGGATGCGGCCTTCAGAGACCCCAGGGTCCGGCGCATCGCCCGGATCGTCCAGGAGGCCAGGTGCATCCCGGACGGCTGGAAGAAAAAGGCATGGGTAACACAGGTGGCGGCCAAAAACGACGCATCCGTCGCCACCGTCTACAGATGGCTGAAAAAATACGACACCGCAGGACTGGACGGCCTGCGACATACCAAAAGCTGCCGGGGCAGGGCCAAAAAATGGGACACCCCCGCACTTGATTTCTGGATCGGCATAAACCTCAAACGCGAACACCGCAAGATCGCCAAAGACGCCCTCTATGAGATTCTTCGGACAGAAGCCGCCCGCAACGGCTGGCGGATCGGCGGGTACCAGAGCGCCCTGGGCTGGCTGAAAAAGCGCATCACGCCCCAGCTCCTGGCCTACAGGGACGGCGGCCACCGCGCCCTCGACAACATGCTTCCCGCCGTGCTGCGGACCTACGCGGACCTGGCCCCCTTTGAGATTCTGGTGGGCGATCAGCACCGGTTCGACTTCTGGGTCGTCTCGGACTGGACCGGTGAGGTGTTCCGCCCGGAGGGATACTTCTGGCAGGATCTACGGACGCGGTGCCTGTACGGCGGGGCCGTGGCGCAAAAATACAGCGCCTACCTCATCGGACTGGCCCTGCGCATGGGGTGCAACGTCTTCGGCGCGTTCAAGAGCATCTACACCGACAACGGCAAGCCGGAGTTGTCACGCTATGTTACGGCCATCCTCATGAACCTGCGCGCCCTGCACATGGACACCCTGCGAGAGGAAAGCAACGCCGGTGTTGATCCTGATGCGGACCCGGAAGAGATCGGTGCCCTGGCGATCGAGCCAGGAACGCGCCGCAAGGCCATCGTCAAAAACGCAAAGGCTAAAATGATCGAAGGCACCTTCAACATCTTTGAAGGCATCCTCCGGGACCACTTCCGGGTGCCGGGCAGCACCAAGCGCCTCACCGACAAATCAGAGACCCAGGACGTGGATCAGGAGTATATCCGCAGACTGGCCAGGGCGGGCAAACTCCTGAAGTTCAGCGAGTTCATGGCCACCATGTACCATGCAATGGACTATTACAACCAGGAGAAACACCACCGCGGCCTGCACCGGGAATGGTGCTGGCTCCCCCGGCCCGCAAAAACAACGCCCTGGGAATGTCTCCGCCACTGCATGGAAGACGGCTGGCGGCCCACCCACCTGTGCCCGACAGACATTGACATGCTCTTCCTGGCCCGCGCCGACCGGGGCGGCAGAATCGTCCATCAGGGCAGGATCAGCTTTCGCCACGGCCCCATATATTTCTATGAGCATGAGGCCCTCATGGACTACGAAGGCCAGCGGGTGGCGATCCGATACGACATGATGAACCCCGGCTGGCTCCTCTGTTTCGATCAGAAAAGCGGAGATTTCATCTGCCGGGCCGAGCCCATCGAATGGTCATCCATGCTGGATACGGACCTGGCAGGCCGGAAGATCGCGGAAAAACGGAAACTCCGCAAGGAGATCATCGCCAAGTTCCGGGACTACACGCTGACCGTCCCGGATTTTATGAACTACTCGGAAATCACCGCAGCCGAAGGCCCGGAGGTGCTTCCTGCGGAAAACAAAGGCCGGGCCGATGTGCGCGCCCGGAACATCGAAACATCGAAAACACCGGATGAGGTGGCCGACGATGTGGCGGAAATCACCGCCCGCATGGCCGAAACCCAGGCTCTGTCACAGGAGGAACAGGCGCGGCATCAGCAGGAAGTGGCGGACCGGATGGAGTGGATAAAGGCTGAGGAAGACGCCCTGCCGGATGAACCGGTGTCAGCGGAACCGGCAGCCCCGGACGGCGCGGAAGTGATTCAGATAACCCCGCGACCGCTCTTTAACAGCGCTGCGGATCGGTATGAATGGTGTTTTAACGAGGTGGACGCAGGCAGGGAAATCTCGGAAGCGGATCGGATATGGATGGCGGAACAGGAAGCGAAGTTCACACCCGATGAGATCGAATACTGGAAATACAGACGCGCAAACAGGCGCGCAAAATGA
- a CDS encoding ATP-binding protein, with protein MQELCDDLLNSAMGVDLGMVTGRAGRGKTRSAHRIFTQDRQTIYILYREGWTLNQLLREIAFHLSGMRPHYRQQCEDVIRTELDAERRMIMVDEADRAPIRVLNGLRNIHDECRIPILLIGEEDLPRKMAAERRLSSRVRAHVQYEPISQADVSVFYVQSLGAEINPEQARKLTRHSGGDFRSVLLDAQKADKLMKINSLKQITDAIVDQICRNGIRR; from the coding sequence ATGCAAGAACTTTGTGACGACCTGCTGAACTCCGCAATGGGTGTGGATCTGGGCATGGTGACGGGCCGGGCCGGGCGCGGCAAAACCCGGTCTGCCCACCGGATTTTCACCCAGGACCGACAGACCATTTACATTCTTTATAGAGAGGGCTGGACCCTGAACCAGCTTCTCCGGGAGATCGCCTTCCATTTGAGCGGGATGCGGCCCCACTATCGCCAGCAGTGCGAGGACGTGATCCGAACGGAACTGGATGCGGAGCGGCGGATGATCATGGTGGACGAGGCCGACCGCGCCCCGATCCGGGTGCTGAACGGCCTGCGCAACATCCATGACGAATGCCGGATTCCGATCCTGCTGATCGGCGAGGAGGATTTGCCCCGGAAAATGGCGGCGGAACGGCGACTCTCCAGCCGGGTCCGGGCCCACGTCCAGTACGAGCCGATCTCACAGGCCGACGTGAGCGTGTTCTACGTCCAGTCCCTGGGTGCTGAAATCAACCCTGAACAGGCCCGGAAGCTGACCAGACACAGCGGGGGCGACTTCCGGTCGGTGTTGCTGGACGCACAGAAGGCGGACAAGCTGATGAAGATCAACAGCCTGAAACAGATCACAGACGCGATCGTGGACCAGATTTGCAGAAACGGAATTCGGAGATGA
- a CDS encoding DUF2786 domain-containing protein: MEVMDRLRKIRNLAETGTGGERQTAQALLDRLLKKHGVSPDDIDSDDAPKEYQYRYKTKLESKLLVQLYFFTTGKKALYVCRKTRTLYLDLSKSQKIFIDEYYSVLTPAMRKAFEELTEDFMWAFFAKNRLLLTSDEDCGNGKEISTQKRMRRICDLASGIIPTPKPVPKIERI; this comes from the coding sequence ATGGAGGTAATGGACAGGCTTAGGAAGATACGCAATTTGGCTGAAACCGGCACAGGCGGAGAGCGTCAAACCGCTCAGGCGTTGCTGGACCGCCTGCTGAAAAAACATGGCGTGTCGCCAGATGATATTGATTCGGATGACGCTCCAAAGGAATACCAATATAGGTACAAAACAAAGTTGGAATCGAAGTTGCTGGTTCAGTTATATTTTTTCACCACAGGTAAGAAAGCCCTTTATGTTTGTCGCAAAACCAGAACTCTGTATCTGGATCTCAGCAAATCCCAGAAGATTTTCATCGACGAATATTACAGTGTGCTGACCCCGGCAATGCGTAAAGCATTTGAGGAGTTGACGGAAGATTTTATGTGGGCTTTTTTTGCCAAAAACAGGTTGCTTCTAACTTCCGATGAGGATTGCGGGAATGGCAAAGAGATCAGTACACAGAAGAGAATGCGGCGGATATGCGATCTGGCATCCGGCATCATCCCTACACCGAAACCAGTACCTAAAATCGAAAGGATATAA
- a CDS encoding Lar family restriction alleviation protein has translation MQKTTEMTDPATGLRECPFCGGVAAFATVRYPKESEVARLNGQEVWHYISCVECGAGNRGLIGFKTTEAAITAWNTRKAADALRDEITRLRNALEWVQQTFGSMECDCGEWEHTDDYEDHADGCPEYIFGYIDRVLYPEK, from the coding sequence ATGCAAAAAACAACAGAAATGACCGACCCTGCCACAGGATTACGGGAATGCCCTTTTTGCGGAGGCGTCGCAGCCTTTGCGACGGTGCGATACCCGAAGGAATCCGAGGTGGCCCGGCTGAACGGACAGGAGGTGTGGCACTATATATCATGCGTCGAATGCGGAGCAGGCAACCGGGGCCTGATCGGATTTAAAACGACTGAGGCGGCTATCACGGCATGGAACACCCGGAAAGCGGCTGATGCATTACGGGACGAAATCACCCGGCTGAGAAACGCTCTGGAGTGGGTACAGCAGACATTCGGCAGCATGGAATGCGACTGCGGAGAGTGGGAGCATACCGACGATTACGAGGACCATGCGGATGGCTGCCCGGAATACATTTTCGGGTACATTGACCGCGTGTTGTACCCTGAAAAATAA